The Sulfurospirillum oryzae genome contains the following window.
TTAGAGATTTCTGTATAGAGTTTGCAAGCGATAGCGGCAACGTTCCGTCTTGCTAGTTGTGTCAAATAATTCTTACTAAAAAAAGGTAAAAAAAAGATGAAGAAAATCATCGCTCCACTGCTCTTAGGAGCAGCACTATCATCAGCGTTCGCTGCAGATGATTCACTCAAGCAAGAAGTAGAGGCGCTTAAAGCGCAAATGGCAGAGCTAAAAAGTGCTCAAGCAAAACTCAATGTAGATGCATTAAGAGCTCAAGTTTCTGAGATCAAAGCGCATGATGCAGGGGATAATGTCAAGTTTAACGTTGACTTTAGAACAGCGTATGATGCTGTTAGTTATAAGCTTAATAATGCACCAGATCAAGATAATGGTATTTGGACTAATAAGTTAATTCTTGGGATGGCAGCTCAACCTGCTGACAATCTAGTCTTTCAGGGAAAGCTTGGGGTATATAAGACATTTGGTCAAAATAATATGGACCAAACTAGTATGTTTCAAGCATTTGACTGGTATGGAACTAATAAACCAGGTGATGACAGTATTAAGCTAAGAGAAGCTTATTTTATATATTCTGACGATATGGGTGATGTACATTATGCTGTTTCATTTGGTCGCCGTCCATCACTTGATGGTTTTATGACTGACCTAAGAGCTGATAATGATGCACCAGCTTCTCCTGTTGGTCATAATATCAGTATGGAATTTGATGGCGCAAGCTTTAAATTTGATTTTGATAAAGTTACAGGTATTTCAGGACTTTATTTTAAAATTTGTTTAGGCAGAGGCTATTCGAATACAACAGGTTCTTACTCAATGAACTCATCAGGTGGATTTAGTCCAGCGTATGTTGAAGATAGCGCTAATCCTAATATGGACTTAGCAGGACTTTTAGTGCAACTCTATGATAATGGGCAGTACAAAGTAATGGCAAATTACTTTAAAGCTTGGAATATGATGGATATTAATGCTATGACTTCAAACTTTAGTACTGGGCAAATATTTTTTGGTGATGTAGGCGATATGACAGGTGGATCGTTATCCGTTCAAGTTAACGGTATCGGCGATGGTCTTAGTGATTTCTTAGATGATAGTATTTTCTTCCTCTCTTATGCCTTTAATAAAACAGATCCAAAGGGAACACATTTTATTCCTGATGGAATGGGTGGTGGTGCAATGGGCACAGAAATGTTAGGATCTTCAAGTAAAGAGACAGGTTCTTCTGTTTATACAGGTCTTCAATTACCAGGTATTGCAAAGGGCCAAAGACTTGGCTTAGAGTATAACCATGGTAGTAAATACTGGAGAAGTTACACCTATGGTGAAGATACACTTGCAGGTTCTAAGCTAGCTACCCGTGGTGATGCGTATGAAATCTACTATAAACTTCCAATTGTAGGTAAAAATTTAACTGCGCAGTTGAGTTATGTTTATATGAATTATGACTATACTGGTAGTAATACATTCTTTGGTTGGACCGGAACACCTATGGATCCATCAACAGTACCAGGTGCTGTTAAATCAGCTTCTGATATCCGTGCTTCTTTAAGATATAAATACTAATTTTATATCATCTTCCTAAGAGAGGTCATAAGACCTCTCTCACTCTTTTTACAATACTCTCATACATCTCTTTTGTCGTTGCCTCGCCCAAAGCCATAGGGATTTTACCTTGATCGCTTAGGTTTAAAATATCGCTTGTGAGCGGAATTTGTCCTAGAAGGGGAATATGGTAGGTAGAGCAGAGTTTTTGAGCTCCTCCACTTCCAAAGATGTCATAACGTTTTTCTGTATCGGGGGCTATAAAATAGCTCATATTTTCCACCAGCCCTAAAATAGGAACGTGAATATCTTGAAACATCACAATGGCGCGGCTGACATCATCGGTTGAGAGCATTTGAGGCGTGGTGACAAGTACGACACCGCACAGAGGAAGCTCTTGTGCCATGGTGAGTTGCACATCGCCTGTTCCTGGAGGCATGTCGATGACTAAAACATCCAATTCTCCCCAAGCAACGTCTTCTAAAAACTGCATTAAGGCACTCACGGCTACGGAGCTTCTCCAGACCAGTGGCGTATCGCTTTTGGGCGTTGTAAGCCCCACACTCATCACTTTAATACCAAAATTTTCACTGGGGATCATTTTATTCTCATCATTCCATTGTAATTTTTCAGCCTCAACACCTAGAAGCCTTGGAATGCTTGGTCCGTAAATGTCTGCATCTAATAGTCCTACATGTAAACCACTTTGGGCAAGTCCTACAGCAAGGTTTGCCGCAACGGTGCTTTTACCAACACCGCCTTTGCCACTGCTAACGGCGATGACTTTATTGGCATAAGGGGCTCTGTTATTGGGCTTTTGGGTTGAGCCATAGGGTATTTTGGTTTTAAGCATTTTCATCCTTTACATGTAAAGTAAATTCTCGTTTTAAGAGATAGGTTGTTTTTTCTATTTTCATAAGCCACGGTTGCAGTAAGAGTGCTGTTTTGGGGTAGTGCGCAATACTTTCTTGTAAGGTTTGCGCTTTGTTCTTTAAAAGATCACATATAAGCGCAAGAAACGCCTGCTCTTGTTCGGTCTCTTTTACATGTAAAAGAAGCGTTTGCATTAAAAAGGCACGTTTTTTAAAAGGAAGTTCAATGCCAAGTGATGAACCCATCCTGATAATCTCTTGTGTATTGATATAACATCCGCAGTGAAACAGTGAAAGCAGATGCTTTTCTACATGTAAAGGCATAGAGGGCTGGTGCATAATTTTCCTTTGGCTAAGTTACATTTTCGTAACAAATTTATCATACTTAAAATATTTTACATCGTGTTAAGTAAAGCCACACTAAAATCGAGTAAATAACTAGGATATAAAGTAACACTTCAGCTCTTTAGGGGCTTTATAGAGAATAAAGTAGCGAAAATTGCTTTATAGATGGGTATTTGTGTCTTTAATTTTGTGTATAAATGTTACAAAAGGAGTTTGTATGGGATGGCTAAGAGGTATTCTCTTTGGCTCTATCGCTGTTTCAAGCCTCTATGCTACATCAAGTGACATCTTGATTTCAGCAGAGGATGCGATGAAGTTAATCGGGCAAGAGAAAGTGATGTTTGTCACGGGTGATGACGAAGACATTTACGCTACGGGGCATATTAAAGGCTCAGTCGAGATGTATGCGCACCATTTGCATCACTCAAATATTACAGGCAAGATGGAGTGCGCACCGCTTTTTATGTGTAAAGAGGAAGCGGAGCATTACATAGGTAGTAAAGGGATTACGAATGACACATTGGTCATTGCTTATGATGACTTTAAAGGTCCTAATGCAACGGGTGTTTATGCGTACTTTAAAAGTTACGGGCATGAGAAAGTAAAGATTCTTAATGGCGGACGTGCGGCAATGATGGCGGCTGATCCTGAGCAGAAAATTTACGATGGCATCAAAGCGCAGATCAAAGAGGCAAAAGATGATAAGGCTTTAGTTGAAAAGCTAACATCACAGCTTAAAGAGCAAGAGAAAAAGCTCATCGTGCAAAAAGGAGCTGAGGTTAAGGGGACACCAAAGTCTTATAGTATTGATCTTAGCAAAGTGAATTACAACTACATTGCGGGTAAAGATGAACTACGCAAAGCTGTGGATGATTTGATACAAAAAGGGCAAAAATCCTCTTTTGCCATTATTGATGCACGTGGCTTTGAAGAGATCATGGGAGAGCGTAAGATGGATAATGCGGCGCGCGGTGGACATATACCTGGAGCGACATTCATTGAGTGGAAAAATATGACAGACATGGATAAAAAACT
Protein-coding sequences here:
- a CDS encoding sulfurtransferase — its product is MGWLRGILFGSIAVSSLYATSSDILISAEDAMKLIGQEKVMFVTGDDEDIYATGHIKGSVEMYAHHLHHSNITGKMECAPLFMCKEEAEHYIGSKGITNDTLVIAYDDFKGPNATGVYAYFKSYGHEKVKILNGGRAAMMAADPEQKIYDGIKAQIKEAKDDKALVEKLTSQLKEQEKKLIVQKGAEVKGTPKSYSIDLSKVNYNYIAGKDELRKAVDDLIQKGQKSSFAIIDARGFEEIMGERKMDNAARGGHIPGATFIEWKNMTDMDKKLSFKALEKMQAVFDQNGITKDKTIYAYCHVGAGRSSHIITALELLGYPHVKVYTGSWDEWANDMNLPIRR
- a CDS encoding Mrp/NBP35 family ATP-binding protein; the protein is MLKTKIPYGSTQKPNNRAPYANKVIAVSSGKGGVGKSTVAANLAVGLAQSGLHVGLLDADIYGPSIPRLLGVEAEKLQWNDENKMIPSENFGIKVMSVGLTTPKSDTPLVWRSSVAVSALMQFLEDVAWGELDVLVIDMPPGTGDVQLTMAQELPLCGVVLVTTPQMLSTDDVSRAIVMFQDIHVPILGLVENMSYFIAPDTEKRYDIFGSGGAQKLCSTYHIPLLGQIPLTSDILNLSDQGKIPMALGEATTKEMYESIVKRVREVL
- a CDS encoding DUF3373 domain-containing protein, with protein sequence MKKIIAPLLLGAALSSAFAADDSLKQEVEALKAQMAELKSAQAKLNVDALRAQVSEIKAHDAGDNVKFNVDFRTAYDAVSYKLNNAPDQDNGIWTNKLILGMAAQPADNLVFQGKLGVYKTFGQNNMDQTSMFQAFDWYGTNKPGDDSIKLREAYFIYSDDMGDVHYAVSFGRRPSLDGFMTDLRADNDAPASPVGHNISMEFDGASFKFDFDKVTGISGLYFKICLGRGYSNTTGSYSMNSSGGFSPAYVEDSANPNMDLAGLLVQLYDNGQYKVMANYFKAWNMMDINAMTSNFSTGQIFFGDVGDMTGGSLSVQVNGIGDGLSDFLDDSIFFLSYAFNKTDPKGTHFIPDGMGGGAMGTEMLGSSSKETGSSVYTGLQLPGIAKGQRLGLEYNHGSKYWRSYTYGEDTLAGSKLATRGDAYEIYYKLPIVGKNLTAQLSYVYMNYDYTGSNTFFGWTGTPMDPSTVPGAVKSASDIRASLRYKY